One Chroogloeocystis siderophila 5.2 s.c.1 DNA segment encodes these proteins:
- a CDS encoding foldase protein PrsA has protein sequence MESTSFLIVDDQPITLSQALKYLQTSGKLQPFILEILRQRILETELNTRKDLEINPGVIEQAIIDFRLQQQLTDPNIFQEWLINNGLDYPTFHQQVVFNFKLEKLRNIITEPRVQEYFIEQKIFLDRVVLSRIVVKEQELAEELKSQILEGARFEQLAQEYSVTDDRIVNGMMGPISRGQLPDALRALIELVNPGEVVGPIEIDEWYCLFRVEQFIPAALEGAVKQELENQLFEQWLGEKMQKLNIKLQVDS, from the coding sequence ATGGAATCCACATCATTTTTGATAGTTGACGATCAACCAATCACTCTTTCTCAAGCACTTAAATATCTTCAAACATCTGGCAAGCTTCAACCTTTTATTTTAGAAATTCTCCGCCAACGAATACTAGAAACAGAACTAAACACACGCAAAGATCTTGAAATTAATCCTGGAGTCATTGAGCAAGCCATAATTGATTTTCGGTTGCAACAGCAACTCACTGACCCAAATATCTTTCAAGAGTGGTTGATAAACAATGGCTTAGACTATCCAACTTTTCACCAACAAGTGGTTTTCAACTTCAAACTAGAAAAATTGAGAAATATTATTACTGAACCACGAGTGCAAGAGTATTTTATTGAGCAAAAGATTTTTCTAGACCGCGTGGTATTGTCTCGGATAGTGGTGAAGGAACAAGAATTAGCTGAAGAACTCAAAAGCCAAATTTTAGAAGGAGCTAGATTTGAGCAACTTGCTCAAGAGTACTCGGTGACTGACGATCGCATTGTTAATGGGATGATGGGACCAATTAGTCGGGGTCAATTACCTGACGCGCTGCGGGCTTTAATTGAGTTAGTCAATCCTGGTGAAGTTGTAGGTCCCATAGAAATTGATGAATGGTATTGTCTATTTCGAGTTGAGCAATTCATTCCTGCTGCCTTGGAAGGGGCGGTTAAGCAAGAATTAGAAAATCAGCTTTTTGAACAATGGCTTGGTGAAAAAATGCAGAAGCTGAATATTAAGCTGCAAGTAGATTCATAA